The Falco naumanni isolate bFalNau1 chromosome 1, bFalNau1.pat, whole genome shotgun sequence genome window below encodes:
- the LOC121083171 gene encoding myosin regulatory light chain 2A, cardiac muscle isoform-like, producing the protein MDQNRDGFVDKADLRGTFAALGEPPFRTFPRSFNNVRLTKTPECENEEIDEMIKEAPGPINFTVFLTMFGEKLKGADPEETILNAFKVFDPEGKGLKSAYIKEMLMTQGERFSQEEVDQMFAAFPPDISGNLDYKNLVHIITHGEEKD; encoded by the exons ATGGATCAGAACCGGGATGGCTTCGTCGACAAGGCAGATCTGAGAGGCACGTTTGCTGCACTCGGTGAGCCCCCTTTTAGGACCTTCCCCAGGAGCTTCAACAACGTTAGACTTACTAA GACGCCTGAATGTGAAAACGAGGAGATCGATGAGATGATCAAGGAGGCACCCGGCCCCATCAACTTCACTGTGTTCCTCACCATGTTTggagagaaactgaaag GTGCTGACCCAGAGGAGACAATCCTGAATGCATTCAAGGTGTTCGATCCAGAGGGGAAAGGCCTGAAATCTGCCTA CATCAAAGAAATGCTGATGACGCAGGGCGAGAGGTTTTCCCAGGAAGAG GTCGATCAGATGTTCGCAGCCTTCCCTCCGGACATTTCTGGCAACCTGGACTACAAAAACCTTGTCCACATCATTACGCACGGTGAAGAGAAGGACTAG
- the LOC121094964 gene encoding myosin regulatory light chain 2A, cardiac muscle isoform-like, producing the protein MDQNRDGFIDKADLRGTFAALGRLNVKNEEIDEMIKEAPGPINFTVFLTMFGEKLKGADPEETILNAFKVFDPEGKGLKSAYIKEMLMTQGERFSQEEVDQMFAAFPPDISGNLDYKNLVHIITHGEEKD; encoded by the exons ATGGATCAGAACAGGGATGGCTTCATCGACAAGGCAGATCTGAGAGGCACGTTTGCTGCACTCG GACGCCTGAATGTGAAAAACGAGGAGATCGATGAGATGATCAAGGAGGCACCCGGCCCCATCAACTTCACTGTGTTCCTCACCATGTTTggagagaaactgaaag GTGCTGACCCAGAGGAGACAATCCTGAATGCATTCAAGGTGTTCGATCCCGAGGGGAAAGGCCTGAAATCTGCCTA CATCAAAGAAATGCTGATGACGCAGGGCGAGAGGTTTTCCCAGGAAGAG GTCGATCAGATGTTCGCAGCCTTCCCTCCGGACATTTCTGGCAACCTGGACTACAAAAACCTTGTCCACATCATTACGCACGGTGAAGAGAAGGACTAG
- the LOC121094953 gene encoding coiled-coil domain-containing protein 63-like isoform X2, which translates to MEKKKVSEAEFRRLQREFQRAAEKRKSYSANVRQQMQAQEKEIASLTQERKEVLLTPSQIPSPRNRMRDERNCTGLQGLLQTKYQCDSLIKDRKALLAELDKEILELEKKMARQNRAAVKAKQANSSKQLQKQIETLELHLNNVTVHFHTILSRNKELREEIEKLQIQKALLGKLSLKLHKKLAQQRRRMNTAAEQCTQGYKQRMGALARTAALNKRHIEDTVQRNVELQERKRALEKENKLKNFMLTKSRDRSELEEVAKKRKALKAAQRAKQSQMESFESQEVAYRRLLELAEDGNFDRLVDNFIEKEGKNFASFIYITELNNEMEKMKQRIKDVQNEITTLMMDQEDAETGNFHVLQELEEKLAETTREANWCEERCKESSRVLGQIKCGVEALLKVIGGDATKTTEQLGEDGQITDGNLTRILGLVEKETNELLLMESVLRYTRAEGSQPAQPFANPLLGTTSLPWVMDRARLCPPPPALDSTPADIAAWEVPLGHGQLHQLVLQSCKKELGHAAAAAKKGSKSLEE; encoded by the exons atggagaaaaaaaaggtgtctgAAGCCGAGTTCAGGAGACTGCAGAGAGAGTTTCAGAGAGCAGCGGAGAAGAGGAAATCTTACAGTGCCAACGTGAGGCAGCAAATGCAGGCTCAGGA aaaagaaatagcgTCGCTGACTCAAGAACGCAAAGAGGTGTTATTAACGCCGAGCCAGATCCCATCCCCAAGAAACAGGATGCGGGATGAGAGGAATTGCACGGGGCTCCAAGGCCTTTTGCAGACCAAATATCAGTGTGATTCCCTgattaaagacagaaaagcccTGTTAGCTGAGCTGGACAAGGAG ATActagagctggaaaaaaagatggcGAGGCAAAACCGGGCAGCAGTGAAGGCGAAGCAAGCAAACAGTAGcaaacagctgcaaaagcagattGAGACACTGGAGCTGCATCTAAACAAC GTCACCGTCCATTTCCATACCATCCTGTCCAGAAACAAAGAGCTCCGAGAAGAGATTGAAAAGCTGCAAATCCAGAAAGCTCTTTTGGGCAAGCTCTCCTTGAAGCTCCATAAGAAGCTGgctcagcagaggagaaggatgAACACTGCCGCTGAGCAGTGCACACAAGGCTACAAGCAGCG GATGGGGGCTCTGGCAAGGACTGCAGCCTTGAACAAAAGACACATAGAAGACACAGTCCAGCGCAATGTTGAGCTGCAGGAGCGGAAGCGTGCCCTTGAAAAGgagaacaaactgaaaaacttcATGCTGACCAAGTCCAGAGATCGCTCGGAATTGGAGGAAGTggccaaaaagagaaaag CCCTGAAGGCAGCCCAGCGGGCCAAGCAGAGCCAAATGGAGAGCTTTGAGAGCCAGGAGGTGGCTTACAGGCgcctgctggagctggcagaggacgGGAACTTTGACCGCCTGGTGGATAACTTCATcgaaaaggaggggaagaacTTTGCCTCCTTCATCTACATCACTGAGCTGAACAACGAGATGGAGAAGATGAAGCAGAGGATCAAGGATGTCCAG AACGAAATTACGACCCTTATGATGGACCAGGAGGACGCAGAGACCGGCAACTTCCAtgtcctgcaggagctggag GAAAAACTAGCGGAAACCACGAGGGAAGCCAACTGGTGCGAAGAGAGATGCAAAGAGAGCAGCAGAGTCCTGGGCCAGATCAAATGTGGCGTGGAGGCCCTTTTGAAAGTAATCGGTGGCGATGCTACAAAGACAACGGAGCAGCTTGGAGAAGATGGGCAGATCACGGATGGGAATCTGACGCGGATTTTAG GTCTCGTGGAGAAGGAGACCAACGAGCTCCTGCTGATGGAGAGCGTCCTGCGCTACACGCGGGCTGAGGGCTCGCAGCCGGCCCAGCCCTTCGCCAACCCGCTCCTGGGCACCACCAGCCTCCCGTGGGTGATGGATCGGGCCCGGctctgcccgccgccccccgccctggACAGCACCCCCGCCGACATCGCCGCCT GGGAGGTGCCGCTGGGCCACGGGCAGCTGCACCAGCTGGTCCTCCAGAGCTGCAAGAAGGAGCTGGGCCACGCTGCCGCTGCCGCCAAGAAGGGGAGCAAGAGCCTCGAGGAGTGA
- the LOC121094953 gene encoding coiled-coil domain-containing protein 63-like isoform X1, which produces MMDSKWGEPSLEQKVLDVPAMEKKKVSEAEFRRLQREFQRAAEKRKSYSANVRQQMQAQEKEIASLTQERKEVLLTPSQIPSPRNRMRDERNCTGLQGLLQTKYQCDSLIKDRKALLAELDKEILELEKKMARQNRAAVKAKQANSSKQLQKQIETLELHLNNVTVHFHTILSRNKELREEIEKLQIQKALLGKLSLKLHKKLAQQRRRMNTAAEQCTQGYKQRMGALARTAALNKRHIEDTVQRNVELQERKRALEKENKLKNFMLTKSRDRSELEEVAKKRKALKAAQRAKQSQMESFESQEVAYRRLLELAEDGNFDRLVDNFIEKEGKNFASFIYITELNNEMEKMKQRIKDVQNEITTLMMDQEDAETGNFHVLQELEEKLAETTREANWCEERCKESSRVLGQIKCGVEALLKVIGGDATKTTEQLGEDGQITDGNLTRILGLVEKETNELLLMESVLRYTRAEGSQPAQPFANPLLGTTSLPWVMDRARLCPPPPALDSTPADIAAWEVPLGHGQLHQLVLQSCKKELGHAAAAAKKGSKSLEE; this is translated from the exons ATGATGGACTCAAAG TGGGGAGAGCCCTCTCTGGAGCAGAAGGTTTTGGACGTGCCCGcgatggagaaaaaaaaggtgtctgAAGCCGAGTTCAGGAGACTGCAGAGAGAGTTTCAGAGAGCAGCGGAGAAGAGGAAATCTTACAGTGCCAACGTGAGGCAGCAAATGCAGGCTCAGGA aaaagaaatagcgTCGCTGACTCAAGAACGCAAAGAGGTGTTATTAACGCCGAGCCAGATCCCATCCCCAAGAAACAGGATGCGGGATGAGAGGAATTGCACGGGGCTCCAAGGCCTTTTGCAGACCAAATATCAGTGTGATTCCCTgattaaagacagaaaagcccTGTTAGCTGAGCTGGACAAGGAG ATActagagctggaaaaaaagatggcGAGGCAAAACCGGGCAGCAGTGAAGGCGAAGCAAGCAAACAGTAGcaaacagctgcaaaagcagattGAGACACTGGAGCTGCATCTAAACAAC GTCACCGTCCATTTCCATACCATCCTGTCCAGAAACAAAGAGCTCCGAGAAGAGATTGAAAAGCTGCAAATCCAGAAAGCTCTTTTGGGCAAGCTCTCCTTGAAGCTCCATAAGAAGCTGgctcagcagaggagaaggatgAACACTGCCGCTGAGCAGTGCACACAAGGCTACAAGCAGCG GATGGGGGCTCTGGCAAGGACTGCAGCCTTGAACAAAAGACACATAGAAGACACAGTCCAGCGCAATGTTGAGCTGCAGGAGCGGAAGCGTGCCCTTGAAAAGgagaacaaactgaaaaacttcATGCTGACCAAGTCCAGAGATCGCTCGGAATTGGAGGAAGTggccaaaaagagaaaag CCCTGAAGGCAGCCCAGCGGGCCAAGCAGAGCCAAATGGAGAGCTTTGAGAGCCAGGAGGTGGCTTACAGGCgcctgctggagctggcagaggacgGGAACTTTGACCGCCTGGTGGATAACTTCATcgaaaaggaggggaagaacTTTGCCTCCTTCATCTACATCACTGAGCTGAACAACGAGATGGAGAAGATGAAGCAGAGGATCAAGGATGTCCAG AACGAAATTACGACCCTTATGATGGACCAGGAGGACGCAGAGACCGGCAACTTCCAtgtcctgcaggagctggag GAAAAACTAGCGGAAACCACGAGGGAAGCCAACTGGTGCGAAGAGAGATGCAAAGAGAGCAGCAGAGTCCTGGGCCAGATCAAATGTGGCGTGGAGGCCCTTTTGAAAGTAATCGGTGGCGATGCTACAAAGACAACGGAGCAGCTTGGAGAAGATGGGCAGATCACGGATGGGAATCTGACGCGGATTTTAG GTCTCGTGGAGAAGGAGACCAACGAGCTCCTGCTGATGGAGAGCGTCCTGCGCTACACGCGGGCTGAGGGCTCGCAGCCGGCCCAGCCCTTCGCCAACCCGCTCCTGGGCACCACCAGCCTCCCGTGGGTGATGGATCGGGCCCGGctctgcccgccgccccccgccctggACAGCACCCCCGCCGACATCGCCGCCT GGGAGGTGCCGCTGGGCCACGGGCAGCTGCACCAGCTGGTCCTCCAGAGCTGCAAGAAGGAGCTGGGCCACGCTGCCGCTGCCGCCAAGAAGGGGAGCAAGAGCCTCGAGGAGTGA
- the LOC121094953 gene encoding coiled-coil domain-containing protein 63-like isoform X3: MRDERNCTGLQGLLQTKYQCDSLIKDRKALLAELDKEILELEKKMARQNRAAVKAKQANSSKQLQKQIETLELHLNNVTVHFHTILSRNKELREEIEKLQIQKALLGKLSLKLHKKLAQQRRRMNTAAEQCTQGYKQRMGALARTAALNKRHIEDTVQRNVELQERKRALEKENKLKNFMLTKSRDRSELEEVAKKRKALKAAQRAKQSQMESFESQEVAYRRLLELAEDGNFDRLVDNFIEKEGKNFASFIYITELNNEMEKMKQRIKDVQNEITTLMMDQEDAETGNFHVLQELEEKLAETTREANWCEERCKESSRVLGQIKCGVEALLKVIGGDATKTTEQLGEDGQITDGNLTRILGLVEKETNELLLMESVLRYTRAEGSQPAQPFANPLLGTTSLPWVMDRARLCPPPPALDSTPADIAAWEVPLGHGQLHQLVLQSCKKELGHAAAAAKKGSKSLEE, encoded by the exons ATGCGGGATGAGAGGAATTGCACGGGGCTCCAAGGCCTTTTGCAGACCAAATATCAGTGTGATTCCCTgattaaagacagaaaagcccTGTTAGCTGAGCTGGACAAGGAG ATActagagctggaaaaaaagatggcGAGGCAAAACCGGGCAGCAGTGAAGGCGAAGCAAGCAAACAGTAGcaaacagctgcaaaagcagattGAGACACTGGAGCTGCATCTAAACAAC GTCACCGTCCATTTCCATACCATCCTGTCCAGAAACAAAGAGCTCCGAGAAGAGATTGAAAAGCTGCAAATCCAGAAAGCTCTTTTGGGCAAGCTCTCCTTGAAGCTCCATAAGAAGCTGgctcagcagaggagaaggatgAACACTGCCGCTGAGCAGTGCACACAAGGCTACAAGCAGCG GATGGGGGCTCTGGCAAGGACTGCAGCCTTGAACAAAAGACACATAGAAGACACAGTCCAGCGCAATGTTGAGCTGCAGGAGCGGAAGCGTGCCCTTGAAAAGgagaacaaactgaaaaacttcATGCTGACCAAGTCCAGAGATCGCTCGGAATTGGAGGAAGTggccaaaaagagaaaag CCCTGAAGGCAGCCCAGCGGGCCAAGCAGAGCCAAATGGAGAGCTTTGAGAGCCAGGAGGTGGCTTACAGGCgcctgctggagctggcagaggacgGGAACTTTGACCGCCTGGTGGATAACTTCATcgaaaaggaggggaagaacTTTGCCTCCTTCATCTACATCACTGAGCTGAACAACGAGATGGAGAAGATGAAGCAGAGGATCAAGGATGTCCAG AACGAAATTACGACCCTTATGATGGACCAGGAGGACGCAGAGACCGGCAACTTCCAtgtcctgcaggagctggag GAAAAACTAGCGGAAACCACGAGGGAAGCCAACTGGTGCGAAGAGAGATGCAAAGAGAGCAGCAGAGTCCTGGGCCAGATCAAATGTGGCGTGGAGGCCCTTTTGAAAGTAATCGGTGGCGATGCTACAAAGACAACGGAGCAGCTTGGAGAAGATGGGCAGATCACGGATGGGAATCTGACGCGGATTTTAG GTCTCGTGGAGAAGGAGACCAACGAGCTCCTGCTGATGGAGAGCGTCCTGCGCTACACGCGGGCTGAGGGCTCGCAGCCGGCCCAGCCCTTCGCCAACCCGCTCCTGGGCACCACCAGCCTCCCGTGGGTGATGGATCGGGCCCGGctctgcccgccgccccccgccctggACAGCACCCCCGCCGACATCGCCGCCT GGGAGGTGCCGCTGGGCCACGGGCAGCTGCACCAGCTGGTCCTCCAGAGCTGCAAGAAGGAGCTGGGCCACGCTGCCGCTGCCGCCAAGAAGGGGAGCAAGAGCCTCGAGGAGTGA